The following are encoded together in the Phaseolus vulgaris cultivar G19833 chromosome 9, P. vulgaris v2.0, whole genome shotgun sequence genome:
- the LOC137821113 gene encoding RING-H2 finger protein ATL74-like isoform X2, whose amino-acid sequence MALHHRLLLDTNSSTPAPSNVNRTRETFTGDANFDTNMVIILAALLCALICALGLNSIVRCALRCSRRFAFETPEETAARLVAKGLKKSALHQIPIVVYGSGTVGIAATDCPICLGEFVDGEKVRLLPKCNHGFHVRCIDTWLLSHSSCPNCRQSLLEQPTISGAVAAGTSNYAGNALGGHEHVSLAVAVEEAERLGHLSQFPCVHLL is encoded by the exons ATGGCTCTTCATCATCGCTTGTTGCTTGACACAAATTCAAGCACGCCTGCACCAAGTAACGTGAATAGGACAAGAGAGACTTTCACAGGTGATGCAAATTTTGACACCAACATGGTGATTATCTTGGCTGCGTTGCTTTGTGCGCTTATATGTGCTTTGGGACTCAACTCAATTGTGCGATGTGCTCTAAGATGTAGCCGCAGGTTTGCTTTTGAGACCCCAGAGGAGACTGCCGCACGTTTGGTAGCAAAAGGCCTAAAGAAGAGTGCATTGCATCAGATCCCTATAGTTGTTTATGGTTCAGGTACTGTCGGTATTGCAGCCACAGATTGTCCGATTTGCCTTGGGGAGTTTGTGGATGGGGAGAAAGTAAGATTGTTGCCAAAATGTAACCATGGATTCCATGTAAGGTGCATAGATACATGGCTCCTCTCACACTCCTCTTGTCCTAATTGCAGACAATCTTTGCTTGAGCAACCGACCATTTCTGGAGCTGTTGCTGCTGGAACCAGTAACTATGCAGGGAATGCTTTAGGAGGACATGAACATGTGTCTTTAGCAGTGGCTGTGGAAGAG GCTGAAAGACTTGGGCATTTATCCCAATTCCCATGTGTACATCTTCTTTAG
- the LOC137821113 gene encoding RING-H2 finger protein ATL74-like isoform X1 → MALHHRLLLDTNSSTPAPSNVNRTRETFTGDANFDTNMVIILAALLCALICALGLNSIVRCALRCSRRFAFETPEETAARLVAKGLKKSALHQIPIVVYGSGTVGIAATDCPICLGEFVDGEKVRLLPKCNHGFHVRCIDTWLLSHSSCPNCRQSLLEQPTISGAVAAGTSNYAGNALGGHEHVSLAVAVEEIEKQVMHTHLDTWINDIVSRKKEEKKILLVND, encoded by the exons ATGGCTCTTCATCATCGCTTGTTGCTTGACACAAATTCAAGCACGCCTGCACCAAGTAACGTGAATAGGACAAGAGAGACTTTCACAGGTGATGCAAATTTTGACACCAACATGGTGATTATCTTGGCTGCGTTGCTTTGTGCGCTTATATGTGCTTTGGGACTCAACTCAATTGTGCGATGTGCTCTAAGATGTAGCCGCAGGTTTGCTTTTGAGACCCCAGAGGAGACTGCCGCACGTTTGGTAGCAAAAGGCCTAAAGAAGAGTGCATTGCATCAGATCCCTATAGTTGTTTATGGTTCAGGTACTGTCGGTATTGCAGCCACAGATTGTCCGATTTGCCTTGGGGAGTTTGTGGATGGGGAGAAAGTAAGATTGTTGCCAAAATGTAACCATGGATTCCATGTAAGGTGCATAGATACATGGCTCCTCTCACACTCCTCTTGTCCTAATTGCAGACAATCTTTGCTTGAGCAACCGACCATTTCTGGAGCTGTTGCTGCTGGAACCAGTAACTATGCAGGGAATGCTTTAGGAGGACATGAACATGTGTCTTTAGCAGTGGCTGTGGAAGAG ATTGAAAAGCAAGTGATGCACACACACTTGGACACATGGATCAATgacattgtctccagaaaaaaagaagagaaaaaaatctTGTTAGTGAATGACTAG